In Lutra lutra chromosome 6, mLutLut1.2, whole genome shotgun sequence, the following are encoded in one genomic region:
- the LOC125102959 gene encoding protein SET-like gives GEAAARPLRLPFSPPPRSPRPRPRSSTTSAPAAKVSKKELNSNHDGADETSEKEQQEAIEHIDEVQNEIDRLNEQASEEILKVEQKYNKLRQPFFQKRSELIAKIPNFWVTTFVNHPQVSALLGEEDEEALHYLTRVEVTEFEDIKSGYRIDFYFDENPYFENKVLSKEFHLNESGDPSSKSTEIKWKSGKDLTKRSSQTQNKASRKRQHEEPESFFTWFTDHSDAGADELGEVIKDDIWPNPLQYYLVPDMDDEEGEGEEDDDDDEEEEGLEDTDEEGDEDEGEEDEDDDEGEEGEEDEGEDD, from the coding sequence GGGGAAGCCGCTGCCCGCCCCCTTcgccttcccttctctccccctccccgctccccccgcccccgaccgCGGAGCAGCACCACGTCGGCGCCGGCGGCCAAAGTCAGTAAAAAGGAGCTCAACTCCAACCACGACGGGGCCGACGAgacctcagaaaaagaacagcaagaagcaATTGAACATATTGatgaagtacaaaatgaaatagacagACTTAATGAACAAGCCAGTGAGGagattttgaaagtagaacagaaatataacaaactCCGCCAACCATTTTTTCAGAAGAGGTCGGAATTGATCGCCAAAATCCCCAATTTTTGGGTAACAACATTTGTCAACCATCCACAAGTGTCTGCACTGCttggggaggaggatgaagaggcgCTGCATTATTTGACAAGAGTTGAAGTGACAGAATTTGAAGATATTAAATCAGGTTacagaatagatttttattttgatgaaaacccTTACTTCGAAAATAAAGTTCTCTCCAAAGAATTTCATCTGAATGAGAGTGGTGATCCATCTTCAAAGTCCactgaaatcaaatggaaatctggAAAGGATTTGACGAAACGTTCAAGTCAAACACAGAATAAAGCCAGCAggaagagacagcatgaggaaCCAGAGAGCTTCTTCACCTGGTTTACTGACCATTCTGATGCAGGTGCAGATGAGTTAGGAGAGGTCATCAAAGATGATATTTGGCCAAATCCATTACAGTACTACTTGGTTCCTGATATGGAtgatgaagaaggggaaggagaagaggatgatgatgatgatgaagaagaagaaggattggAAGATACTGATGAAGAAGGAGATGAGGATGAAggtgaagaagatgaagatgatgacgagggggaggaaggagaggaggatgaaggagaagatgaCTAA